One Pasteurella dagmatis DNA segment encodes these proteins:
- the pepE gene encoding dipeptidase PepE: MKQMLLMSGSKYKETDYLVHTIPWLKSFLAKYEGKKIAFVPYAGVRQTYAQYEQKVQKALADLNMEIISVHHGEKHIDIIAQADVIAIGGGNTFCLLKGLYEHQLLRLIRDKVTAGTPYFGWSAGANVAGSSIMTTNDMPITYPPSFEALNLFPHQINPHFISGKMQGHNGESREERLAEFLIVNPDAKVYALPEGTALHIHGDDMTVLGEQDVLCFTENMQLTTIPTKTTLTY, encoded by the coding sequence ATGAAACAAATGTTATTAATGAGCGGTTCAAAATATAAAGAAACTGACTATCTAGTTCACACTATTCCTTGGCTAAAGTCATTTTTAGCAAAATATGAAGGGAAAAAAATTGCTTTTGTGCCTTATGCGGGTGTACGCCAAACCTATGCTCAATATGAACAAAAAGTACAAAAAGCACTTGCTGATTTGAATATGGAGATTATCTCTGTGCATCACGGAGAAAAACATATTGATATTATTGCACAAGCTGATGTGATTGCTATTGGCGGGGGGAATACGTTCTGTCTATTAAAAGGGCTATATGAGCATCAATTATTGCGTTTAATTCGAGATAAAGTCACTGCAGGTACACCTTATTTTGGTTGGAGTGCAGGTGCAAATGTAGCAGGATCTTCAATCATGACGACAAATGATATGCCAATTACCTATCCACCATCTTTTGAAGCATTAAATTTATTTCCTCATCAAATTAATCCGCACTTTATTTCAGGAAAAATGCAAGGTCATAATGGTGAAAGCCGTGAAGAGCGTTTAGCAGAATTTTTAATTGTGAATCCAGATGCAAAAGTGTATGCCTTGCCAGAAGGAACAGCATTACATATTCATGGTGATGATATGACTGTTTTAGGTGAACAAGATGTATTGTGTTTCACTGAAAATATGCAACTGACGACGATTCCAACAAAAACAACATTAACCTACTAG
- the greA gene encoding transcription elongation factor GreA: protein MKQIPMTVRGAEQLRQELDFLKNTRRPEIIKAIAEAREHGDLKENAEYHAAREQQGFCEGRIQEIEGKLSNCQVIDVTKMPNNGKVIFGATVVLLNVDTDDEVSYQIVGDDEANIKDGLISVNSPIARGLIGKEVDDVVAIQTPGGKVEFEIIEVNYV, encoded by the coding sequence ATGAAACAAATTCCAATGACTGTACGTGGAGCAGAACAATTGCGTCAAGAGCTTGATTTCTTAAAAAACACCCGTCGTCCAGAAATTATTAAAGCGATTGCAGAAGCGCGTGAACACGGTGATTTGAAAGAAAATGCGGAATATCATGCAGCACGTGAACAACAAGGATTCTGTGAAGGTCGAATTCAAGAGATTGAAGGAAAATTGTCTAATTGCCAAGTGATCGATGTGACCAAAATGCCAAATAATGGCAAAGTGATTTTTGGTGCTACAGTAGTGTTGTTAAATGTAGATACCGATGACGAAGTGAGTTATCAAATCGTGGGCGATGATGAAGCAAACATCAAAGATGGTTTAATTTCAGTAAATTCACCAATTGCACGCGGTTTGATTGGTAAAGAAGTTGATGATGTTGTCGCTATTCAAACTCCAGGTGGCAAAGTTGAGTTTGAAATCATTGAAGTAAACTACGTTTGA
- the dcuC gene encoding C4-dicarboxylate transporter DcuC, which yields MSELKSIIAILGIILTIYLLIKKYETRTVLIGVGLLMSIVTLNPMGALNAFAKTMTSGGLIMAICSSMGFAYVMKYTRCDTHLVHLLTKPLSGLKFFLIPIATIITFFINIAIPSAAGCAAAVGATLIPVLKSSGVRPATAGAAILAGTFGSMMSPGSSHSAMISEMSGLSIPEVNLSHAPYTIIAGAIGAFVLTVLAVILKDYGKEHRDAYLNENKEAEASFGKVNVLYALAPLVPLVILVIGGTSLQKVPGLEWTKMGVPQAMLIGAIYGLVVTRISPAKITEEFFNGMGNAYANVLGIIIAASVFVAGLKSTGAVDSAIEFLKHSNEFVRWGATVGPFLMGVVTGSGDAAAIAFNTAVTPHAPELGYTYVNLGMAAAIAGAIGRTASPIAGVTIVCAGLAMVSPVEMVKRTAPGMVLAILFLALFML from the coding sequence ATGAGCGAATTAAAATCCATTATCGCAATTCTTGGTATTATTTTGACCATTTATTTACTGATAAAAAAATATGAAACACGTACCGTATTAATTGGTGTGGGTTTATTAATGTCCATTGTGACACTTAATCCAATGGGGGCATTAAATGCATTTGCTAAAACAATGACATCAGGTGGCTTAATTATGGCGATCTGTTCAAGTATGGGTTTTGCTTATGTGATGAAATACACCCGTTGTGACACACACTTAGTTCACTTGTTGACCAAGCCATTAAGTGGGTTGAAATTCTTTTTAATTCCAATAGCTACTATCATTACATTTTTCATTAACATTGCAATTCCTTCTGCCGCAGGCTGTGCAGCAGCAGTCGGTGCAACATTGATTCCAGTACTAAAAAGCTCTGGTGTTCGCCCTGCAACGGCGGGTGCGGCAATTCTTGCGGGCACATTTGGCTCAATGATGAGTCCAGGTTCTTCTCACTCTGCAATGATCAGTGAAATGTCTGGTTTAAGTATTCCAGAAGTCAACCTTTCTCATGCGCCTTACACTATTATAGCTGGTGCAATTGGTGCATTCGTGTTAACGGTTTTAGCAGTTATCCTCAAAGACTATGGTAAAGAACATAGAGATGCTTATTTAAATGAGAACAAAGAAGCTGAAGCGAGCTTTGGTAAAGTCAATGTGCTTTATGCGTTAGCACCATTAGTCCCGTTAGTGATCTTAGTTATCGGTGGTACTTCATTACAAAAAGTACCAGGTCTTGAATGGACAAAAATGGGCGTTCCACAAGCAATGTTAATCGGTGCAATTTATGGCTTAGTTGTAACTCGTATTTCTCCAGCAAAAATTACAGAGGAATTTTTCAATGGTATGGGGAATGCTTACGCTAATGTATTAGGTATCATTATTGCTGCAAGTGTGTTCGTTGCTGGTTTGAAATCAACAGGTGCAGTAGATTCTGCGATTGAATTCTTGAAACATTCAAATGAGTTTGTGCGTTGGGGGGCAACAGTTGGACCATTCTTAATGGGGGTTGTTACTGGGTCAGGCGATGCGGCAGCAATAGCGTTTAATACTGCGGTTACACCACATGCTCCAGAACTTGGGTATACCTATGTGAACTTAGGTATGGCTGCAGCAATTGCAGGCGCAATTGGTCGTACTGCATCACCAATTGCAGGGGTGACTATTGTTTGTGCAGGTCTTGCGATGGTGAGCCCTGTTGAAATGGTAAAACGTACTGCGCCAGGTATGGTACTTGCTATTTTATTTTTAGCATTATTTATGCTTTAA
- the dacB gene encoding serine-type D-Ala-D-Ala carboxypeptidase, translating into MYKSSSFLSALFPTYKTVLVTKLALFCLFSPFAYTSVDVSSLNQVLPDGTSSSVIAKNLTRNEIIAEHQANTFMLPASTQKVLTALTAKLALSDEFRFETSLLTNGKVQGNTLKGDLIVRFTGDPDLTSGQLSNLLAQLKKQKITKITGNLILDTAVFTSHDRGLGWIWNDLTMCFNAPPAAVNIDNNCFYLELDANQAIGESVKINIPAQYPVQVFGQVYVASQQEAPYCQLDVMVNDNNRYQVKGCLARQNKPFGLSFAIQDPSAYGAAMIQRQLKRLGIEFNGKVQTPLMQQKGQLLAQHFSKPLPDLIKKMMKKSDNQIADALFRSVAFHYYKRPASFQLGSQAMRQILHSKAGIKLSNSIIADGSGLSRHNLISANLMLQVLDYIAKNEATLKLMDSFPIAGVDGTLSGRGSLINPPLVKNVIAKTGALKGVYNLAGFMTNSRNETLAFVQFINGYSTGDFESKTKRAPLVQFESGLYNTLYKE; encoded by the coding sequence ATGTATAAATCATCTTCTTTCTTAAGCGCACTTTTTCCTACTTATAAAACTGTGCTAGTCACTAAACTAGCCCTTTTTTGTTTATTTTCTCCGTTTGCTTACACAAGTGTTGATGTTTCCTCGCTAAATCAAGTTTTACCTGACGGTACAAGCTCCAGTGTTATTGCTAAAAATTTAACTCGCAATGAAATTATCGCTGAACATCAAGCAAATACATTTATGCTACCCGCCAGCACTCAAAAAGTATTAACTGCACTTACAGCTAAATTAGCATTAAGTGATGAATTTCGTTTTGAAACCAGTTTATTGACCAATGGGAAAGTACAAGGTAATACATTAAAAGGTGATTTAATCGTTCGTTTTACAGGTGATCCTGATTTAACAAGCGGTCAACTCTCAAATTTACTCGCACAACTCAAAAAACAAAAAATTACTAAAATCACTGGTAATTTAATTTTAGATACCGCTGTTTTTACTAGCCACGATCGTGGATTAGGTTGGATTTGGAATGATTTAACAATGTGTTTTAATGCACCTCCAGCCGCAGTGAATATTGATAATAATTGTTTTTATTTGGAACTCGATGCGAATCAAGCTATCGGTGAGTCAGTTAAAATTAATATTCCAGCACAATATCCAGTACAAGTGTTTGGACAAGTGTATGTAGCAAGCCAACAAGAAGCTCCTTATTGCCAATTAGATGTAATGGTAAATGACAATAACCGCTATCAAGTCAAAGGTTGTCTTGCTCGCCAAAATAAGCCGTTCGGGTTGAGTTTTGCGATACAAGATCCTAGTGCTTATGGTGCGGCGATGATTCAACGCCAATTAAAACGTTTAGGCATTGAGTTTAATGGCAAAGTGCAAACACCGTTAATGCAACAAAAAGGACAATTGCTAGCACAGCATTTTTCAAAACCATTACCTGATTTAATCAAAAAAATGATGAAAAAATCGGACAACCAAATTGCAGATGCACTTTTCCGTAGTGTGGCATTTCATTACTATAAACGCCCTGCGTCATTCCAACTAGGCAGCCAAGCAATGCGCCAAATTTTACATTCAAAAGCGGGAATTAAATTGAGTAATAGCATTATTGCTGATGGTTCAGGACTTTCTCGCCACAATTTAATTTCAGCGAATTTAATGTTACAAGTACTCGATTATATTGCGAAAAACGAAGCTACATTGAAATTAATGGACTCATTTCCAATCGCAGGCGTTGATGGTACTCTAAGTGGGCGAGGATCGCTAATTAATCCGCCACTCGTTAAAAATGTTATTGCCAAAACTGGAGCGTTAAAAGGCGTTTATAATCTTGCTGGTTTTATGACAAACTCACGAAATGAAACCCTAGCATTCGTACAATTTATCAACGGTTATTCCACGGGGGACTTCGAAAGTAAAACAAAACGTGCGCCATTAGTGCAGTTCGAAAGTGGGCTTTATAACACTTTGTATAAGGAATAA
- a CDS encoding ATP-dependent nuclease, producing MYLRQLEIVGFRGINRLSIKFRPDMVLIGENMWGKSSLLSALSSIFNPEKTLYQFSLKDFHISNANQQPVQNITLLFTFCEHEKNEDNADYNLPYVRHHLFIHHPDGYQRLYLRVEGERNAENEVTTEYSFLDQNGDSVVVDNIEQLVFSLISRHPVYRFRDARLNKNPHTLRLIKQNSAIQDPLQSEIQAVILLLRYYFLNRHSNGELMQDTTVLWQKVKSLCGRLQQDETQRLRRKVFFSLASLFIESEFVHFGKFTHPIILFEDPEARLHPRMVAILWELVSYLPVQRITTTNSVELISQVRLTSICRLVRTPLRTESFQLSRRDLGKEDFRRLSFHIHHNRSLALFARMWILVEGETEVWILSELAKLLSINLDIEGIRIVEFAQSGLKPLIKYVKAMGIEWYVLVDGDEAGKKYREVATSMLNSMEHISDRLTILPRRDIEHFFYVNGFSEVFIRLAQWQMNKSNFLPTSKIIQRAIQRTSKPDLALALSSEMEKRGVQSIPLLFKRLFSKVLSLAKL from the coding sequence ATGTATTTACGACAATTAGAAATTGTAGGGTTTCGTGGTATTAATCGATTATCTATAAAATTTCGCCCAGATATGGTGTTAATTGGTGAAAATATGTGGGGTAAATCCAGTTTACTTTCTGCATTAAGTTCTATTTTTAATCCTGAAAAAACGTTATATCAGTTTTCACTGAAGGATTTTCATATTTCCAATGCAAATCAACAACCTGTGCAAAATATTACCTTGCTTTTTACTTTTTGTGAGCACGAAAAGAATGAAGATAACGCAGATTATAATCTCCCTTATGTAAGGCACCATTTATTTATTCATCATCCCGATGGATACCAACGATTATATTTGCGTGTCGAGGGAGAGAGAAATGCTGAAAATGAAGTGACCACAGAGTATTCATTTTTAGATCAAAATGGTGATTCGGTTGTCGTAGATAATATTGAACAGCTGGTTTTTTCTTTGATTTCTCGCCACCCTGTTTATCGTTTCCGAGATGCTAGACTCAATAAAAATCCACATACTTTAAGGCTAATTAAACAAAACTCAGCTATTCAAGATCCGCTACAAAGTGAAATTCAGGCTGTCATTTTACTTTTACGTTATTACTTTTTAAATCGCCATAGCAATGGTGAGTTAATGCAAGATACTACAGTGTTATGGCAGAAGGTAAAATCATTGTGTGGTAGGCTTCAACAAGATGAAACCCAACGCTTACGTCGTAAAGTGTTTTTTTCTTTAGCTTCATTATTTATTGAAAGTGAATTTGTGCATTTTGGGAAATTTACTCACCCTATCATCTTATTTGAAGATCCTGAAGCACGTTTACATCCTCGTATGGTAGCAATTTTATGGGAATTAGTCAGTTATTTGCCAGTGCAACGTATTACCACTACTAACTCGGTTGAGCTGATTTCACAAGTGCGATTAACGTCAATTTGTCGCTTAGTTCGAACACCATTGAGAACTGAAAGTTTCCAATTAAGCCGCCGTGATTTAGGTAAAGAAGATTTCCGCAGATTAAGTTTCCATATTCATCATAATCGGAGTTTAGCCTTATTTGCACGTATGTGGATCTTAGTAGAAGGGGAAACAGAAGTGTGGATTCTATCAGAATTGGCTAAGCTATTGTCGATTAATTTGGATATTGAAGGGATCCGTATTGTTGAATTTGCACAGAGTGGCTTAAAGCCTTTGATTAAATATGTCAAAGCAATGGGTATTGAATGGTATGTTTTAGTCGACGGTGATGAGGCTGGGAAAAAATATCGAGAAGTTGCGACTTCTATGTTAAATAGTATGGAGCATATTAGCGATAGATTAACGATTTTACCACGTCGAGATATTGAACACTTTTTCTATGTTAATGGTTTTTCAGAGGTATTTATTCGTTTAGCACAATGGCAAATGAATAAATCAAATTTTTTGCCGACTAGTAAGATTATTCAACGTGCGATTCAGAGAACATCAAAACCAGATTTAGCTTTGGCGTTATCGAGTGAAATGGAAAAACGAGGAGTTCAGTCAATTCCTTTGTTATTTAAACGATTATTTTCTAAGGTGTTGAGCTTAGCCAAATTATAA
- a CDS encoding Dyp-type peroxidase, whose translation MTAQSGVLLDHSKAAIFLEANITDLSIIPQASRRFCEKLAQLQQQYPDARLGAVVAFGDRVWKQLAGAQSAVELKPFVTLGRGDLSAPSTQNDLLVHIQSLRPDVNFSVAQAAMAAFGSALDVHQEIHGFRWVEERDFTGFIDGTENPQDAKLAEVALIADGEDVGGSYVFTQRYEHNLTKWEKLSVEKQENVIGRTKPDSVELDDKADTSHVGRTDLKENGVGLKILRHSLPYGTASGKHGLFFVAYCAKLYNIDQQLLNMFGEKDGKTDRLLGFTKAVTGSYYFAPSLEKLMNL comes from the coding sequence ATGACTGCACAAAGCGGAGTTTTACTGGATCACAGTAAAGCAGCAATTTTTTTGGAAGCTAATATTACGGATTTATCTATTATTCCTCAAGCAAGTCGCAGATTTTGTGAAAAATTAGCGCAATTACAGCAACAATATCCAGATGCGAGATTAGGGGCTGTAGTTGCTTTTGGGGATAGAGTATGGAAACAGCTTGCTGGTGCACAAAGTGCGGTAGAGTTAAAGCCATTTGTGACTTTAGGTCGAGGTGATCTATCTGCACCTTCAACACAAAATGATTTACTCGTACATATTCAATCTTTACGTCCTGATGTGAATTTTTCAGTTGCTCAAGCTGCAATGGCTGCATTTGGCTCTGCTTTAGATGTGCATCAAGAAATTCATGGTTTCCGTTGGGTAGAAGAGCGAGATTTCACTGGTTTCATTGATGGTACGGAAAATCCACAAGATGCTAAATTAGCCGAAGTTGCATTAATCGCAGATGGTGAAGATGTGGGCGGAAGCTATGTGTTTACACAACGTTATGAACATAACTTAACGAAATGGGAAAAATTAAGTGTAGAAAAACAAGAAAATGTGATTGGACGCACGAAGCCAGATAGCGTTGAGTTAGATGATAAAGCAGATACGTCACACGTTGGGCGTACAGACTTAAAAGAAAATGGTGTTGGTTTGAAGATTTTACGTCATAGCTTGCCTTATGGTACTGCTAGCGGAAAACATGGTTTATTTTTCGTGGCGTACTGTGCGAAACTATATAATATAGACCAACAATTACTGAATATGTTTGGTGAGAAAGATGGTAAAACAGATCGTTTACTAGGTTTCACAAAAGCCGTTACAGGTAGCTATTATTTTGCCCCTTCATTGGAAAAATTAATGAACTTGTAA
- a CDS encoding lysine exporter LysO family protein encodes MYEGLLIVLCPLFAGYLIKTQNEKILSPINKIVMILLYIILFLMGFSLGQLDNLAQKLPVIAISALTFAVIIQSLNITGLVIYDRLFPKPIKLSTKEIPPRWKLLLDSGKLCGMVVIGFILGFVLKSTFTLPFGTSTYVLICLIFCVGVQLRNNGITLREVFFNKRGLATGFIFITTSLFGGVVAALILDLPLTQGLAIASGFGWYSLSSVVINDAWGPVFGSIAFFNDLSREIVSLFLIPFLMFKHRSTAVGISGATALDCSLPIIQKSGGIEVLPLAISFGFITNILPPILLVFFSSIPL; translated from the coding sequence ATGTATGAAGGATTGCTGATTGTTTTGTGCCCACTTTTTGCTGGGTATCTCATCAAAACACAAAATGAAAAAATATTATCCCCAATTAACAAAATTGTGATGATTTTATTATATATCATCTTATTTTTAATGGGCTTCTCATTAGGTCAACTAGATAACCTAGCTCAAAAGCTCCCTGTTATTGCAATTTCAGCATTAACTTTTGCAGTGATCATTCAATCATTAAATATCACTGGCTTAGTGATTTACGATAGATTATTTCCTAAACCAATCAAGTTGTCCACGAAAGAAATTCCACCTCGTTGGAAATTGTTGCTAGATTCCGGCAAATTATGTGGAATGGTCGTAATCGGTTTTATTCTTGGTTTTGTGTTGAAATCCACTTTCACATTGCCTTTTGGTACAAGTACTTATGTGTTAATTTGCTTGATTTTCTGTGTAGGAGTACAACTACGTAATAACGGTATCACACTACGTGAGGTTTTCTTCAATAAGCGAGGATTAGCGACAGGCTTCATTTTTATTACAACATCTCTCTTTGGTGGAGTCGTTGCTGCCTTGATTTTAGATTTACCATTAACTCAAGGCCTAGCGATTGCCTCTGGATTTGGTTGGTATTCACTGTCTAGTGTTGTGATTAATGATGCTTGGGGACCGGTATTTGGGAGTATTGCATTTTTTAACGATCTTTCACGTGAAATTGTCAGCTTATTCTTAATTCCTTTTTTGATGTTTAAACACCGCTCAACCGCCGTAGGTATATCTGGTGCAACTGCACTAGATTGCTCCTTACCAATTATTCAAAAATCAGGCGGGATCGAAGTTTTACCACTAGCAATTAGTTTTGGTTTTATTACCAATATTTTGCCACCAATTTTATTGGTATTCTTCTCCTCTATCCCTTTATAG
- the yhbY gene encoding ribosome assembly RNA-binding protein YhbY, translated as MSITLSTKQKQFLKGIAHHLNPVVMIGNNGLTEGVLAEIDNALEHHELIKVKIAGADREVKQLIIDAIVRETKSTAVQTIGHVLVLYRASKEPQIQLPRK; from the coding sequence ATGTCAATTACATTATCTACTAAACAAAAACAATTTTTAAAAGGCATTGCTCATCATCTTAACCCAGTGGTAATGATTGGTAACAATGGCTTAACTGAGGGCGTATTAGCCGAAATTGATAACGCACTTGAACACCACGAACTCATTAAAGTGAAAATTGCAGGTGCAGATCGTGAAGTTAAACAGTTAATCATTGATGCTATTGTGCGTGAAACAAAGTCAACTGCAGTACAAACTATTGGACACGTTCTTGTACTTTACCGTGCAAGCAAGGAACCGCAAATTCAATTACCACGTAAATAA
- the nrdA gene encoding class 1a ribonucleoside-diphosphate reductase subunit alpha codes for MNKALMVTKRDGHLEPIDLDKIHRVITWAAEGLENVSVSQVELRSHIQFYEGIRTSDIHETIIKAAADLISKESPDYQYLAARLAVFHLRKKAYGHFDPPRLYEHVKKLVRMGKYDASLLTDYCREEWDEMDTYLDHWRDMTFSYAAVKQLEGKYLVQNRVTGEIYESAQFLYLLVAASLFSKYPQETRLDYIRRFYDATSTFKISLPTPIMAGVRTPTRQFSSCVLIECGDSLDSINATASAIVKYVSQRAGIGVNAGAIRALGSQIRGGEAFHTGCIPFYKYFQTAVKSCSQGGVRGGAATVFYPIWHLEAESLLVLKNNRGVEDNRVRHMDYGVQLNKLMYQRLIKGADITLFSPSDVPGLYEAFFADQTKFEELYLKYEQDPTIRKRAVKAVELFSLLMQERASTGRIYIQNVDHCNTHSPFDPVVAPVRQSNLCLEIALPTKPLQHFHDENGEIALCTLSAFNLGKLENLDELESLADLAVRALDALLDYQDYPVRAAKRSSLGRRSLGIGVINYAYYLAKNGVRYSDGSANDLTHRTFEAIQYYLLKASMNLAKEIGPCEYFNETTYAKGILPIDTYKKDIDTLTQEPLHYDWETLRKEIQEFGLRNSTLTALMPSETSSQISNATNGIEPPRGHVSVKASKDGILKQVVPEYETLGENYELLWELPNNDGYLHLVGIMQKFVDQAISANTNYDPQRFEDGKVPMKRLLGDLLTAYKYGLKTLYYQNTRDGADDGQDDIDDACAGGACKI; via the coding sequence ATGAATAAAGCACTGATGGTCACTAAGCGTGACGGGCATCTTGAGCCAATTGATCTTGATAAAATTCACCGTGTTATTACTTGGGCTGCTGAAGGTCTAGAGAACGTTTCTGTTTCACAAGTTGAGCTACGTTCACACATTCAATTTTATGAAGGTATTCGCACCTCAGATATCCACGAAACCATTATCAAAGCTGCTGCAGACTTAATCAGTAAAGAAAGTCCTGATTATCAATATTTGGCTGCTCGCCTTGCTGTATTTCATTTACGCAAAAAAGCCTATGGTCATTTCGACCCACCACGTCTTTATGAGCACGTGAAAAAATTAGTACGTATGGGCAAATACGATGCCTCATTATTAACGGACTACTGTCGTGAAGAATGGGATGAAATGGATACTTACCTTGATCATTGGCGCGATATGACATTCTCTTATGCAGCAGTGAAACAATTAGAAGGTAAATACCTTGTTCAAAACCGTGTAACTGGTGAAATTTATGAGTCAGCACAGTTCTTATATTTATTAGTGGCTGCGAGCTTATTCTCTAAATATCCGCAAGAAACTCGATTGGATTACATTCGTCGTTTCTATGATGCAACTTCAACATTTAAGATCTCGTTACCAACACCAATTATGGCGGGTGTACGAACCCCTACACGTCAATTCAGTTCTTGTGTATTAATTGAATGTGGCGATAGCTTAGATTCAATCAACGCAACAGCTTCTGCAATAGTGAAATACGTTTCTCAACGTGCGGGAATTGGTGTTAATGCGGGTGCAATTCGTGCTTTAGGTAGCCAAATTCGTGGTGGTGAGGCGTTCCACACTGGTTGTATTCCATTCTATAAATACTTCCAAACAGCAGTGAAATCTTGTTCGCAAGGTGGAGTGCGTGGTGGTGCTGCAACAGTGTTCTACCCAATATGGCATTTAGAAGCTGAAAGCTTATTAGTATTAAAAAATAACCGCGGTGTAGAAGACAACCGAGTTCGCCATATGGACTATGGTGTACAGCTAAACAAATTAATGTATCAACGCTTAATTAAAGGTGCTGACATTACATTGTTTAGCCCATCTGATGTACCGGGACTCTACGAAGCATTCTTCGCAGATCAAACGAAATTTGAAGAGTTATATTTAAAATACGAACAAGATCCAACAATTCGCAAACGCGCTGTAAAAGCAGTTGAGTTATTTTCTTTATTAATGCAAGAGCGTGCTTCAACAGGCCGTATTTATATTCAAAACGTGGATCACTGTAATACTCACTCTCCGTTTGATCCTGTAGTTGCACCAGTTCGTCAATCAAACTTATGTTTAGAAATTGCATTACCAACTAAACCATTACAACATTTCCACGATGAAAATGGTGAGATTGCATTATGTACACTTTCAGCCTTTAACCTAGGTAAATTAGAGAATCTTGATGAATTAGAGAGTTTAGCGGATCTTGCTGTTCGTGCATTAGATGCATTATTAGATTACCAAGACTACCCTGTTCGTGCAGCAAAACGTAGCTCATTGGGCCGCCGTTCATTAGGTATTGGTGTAATTAACTACGCTTATTATCTGGCGAAAAATGGAGTACGCTATTCAGACGGCAGCGCAAACGATTTAACTCACCGTACTTTTGAAGCTATCCAATATTATTTATTGAAAGCCTCAATGAATTTAGCAAAAGAAATTGGTCCTTGTGAATACTTCAATGAAACTACTTATGCAAAAGGCATTTTACCAATTGATACCTATAAGAAAGATATTGATACTTTAACACAAGAACCATTACATTATGACTGGGAAACTTTACGTAAAGAGATCCAAGAGTTTGGCTTACGCAACTCAACGTTAACCGCCTTAATGCCATCAGAGACATCTTCACAGATTTCGAATGCAACAAATGGTATTGAACCTCCACGTGGACACGTCAGCGTGAAAGCATCAAAAGACGGTATTTTGAAACAAGTTGTTCCTGAATATGAAACACTTGGTGAAAACTACGAATTATTGTGGGAACTTCCAAATAACGATGGTTACTTGCACTTAGTGGGTATTATGCAAAAATTCGTGGATCAAGCCATTTCAGCAAATACCAACTATGACCCACAACGTTTTGAAGATGGTAAAGTTCCAATGAAACGATTACTTGGAGATTTATTAACCGCTTACAAATATGGCTTAAAAACACTTTACTATCAAAACACTCGCGATGGTGCAGATGACGGTCAAGATGATATTGATGATGCGTGTGCAGGTGGTGCTTGTAAGATCTAA
- a CDS encoding MOSC domain-containing protein, translating to MRIQQLYIYPIKSTRAYQVSQAFVQPQGLNFDREFMLTEVDGTFITARKEAELFSFSAFPLPLGLSVHHRQGDSIQIAYRDFKQQEQCEVWGNHFPSWIAPETINQWFSAKMGRDVQLRWLGETSQRYIKNTEQSVSFADSYPILLTSHTSLKSIQEYCEQPIQMQQFRPNIVIDGEVAFAEQEWQRIQIGEVIFIHTKPCERCILTTRDPHNAQMHPKMEPFRTLKKINPNEKGKPLFGINLVPLNSGVIYVGDELQLL from the coding sequence ATGCGTATTCAACAACTTTATATCTATCCAATTAAATCAACACGAGCTTATCAAGTATCACAGGCCTTTGTACAACCACAAGGGTTAAATTTTGACCGTGAATTTATGCTCACCGAAGTTGATGGTACATTTATTACTGCCAGAAAAGAGGCGGAACTTTTTTCTTTTTCAGCATTTCCACTTCCTTTAGGGTTATCAGTGCATCATCGTCAAGGCGATTCTATTCAAATTGCCTATCGTGATTTCAAGCAACAAGAACAATGTGAAGTGTGGGGTAATCATTTTCCATCTTGGATTGCACCTGAGACCATCAATCAATGGTTTAGTGCAAAAATGGGGAGAGACGTTCAATTACGCTGGTTAGGCGAAACGTCTCAACGGTATATTAAAAATACTGAACAAAGTGTTTCTTTTGCCGATAGTTATCCTATTTTACTGACTTCGCATACTTCTTTAAAATCTATTCAAGAATATTGTGAACAGCCAATTCAAATGCAACAATTCCGTCCTAATATTGTGATTGATGGTGAAGTCGCTTTCGCTGAGCAAGAATGGCAAAGAATACAGATTGGTGAAGTCATATTTATCCATACGAAACCTTGTGAACGTTGCATATTAACTACTCGAGATCCACATAATGCCCAAATGCACCCTAAAATGGAGCCATTTCGCACATTAAAAAAAATCAATCCAAATGAAAAAGGGAAACCTTTGTTTGGAATTAATTTAGTCCCATTAAACTCTGGTGTAATTTATGTAGGTGATGAACTTCAGCTACTCTAA